A window from Streptomyces sp. NBC_00335 encodes these proteins:
- a CDS encoding DUF6339 family protein, whose amino-acid sequence MITQPNHVPERLGLLATSAVDPFLTEELLKGEQVHGGIDLAKVVEPLPEGDARWWVEPIRSLVEDAMFEFREDRTRADAWLAPRLHATLRLTRREAADKRLWNHLALAVAPDYVVWRHQPEPTANRPERRIAAERFRGPADRQCFSRLWWAAELFRNGSDYEPVEVACGNQDLIHTVLRTELIDHRPTAQALVRLLRSGQVSGGREVNGLSVAINTVGATLLYDILAPDQPRDPARLRDWIAEAESAPPVERYELPNGPDEDPVPEESVAALTGYFAELFETAPVRGRKSGD is encoded by the coding sequence GTGATCACCCAACCGAACCACGTGCCGGAGCGCCTGGGGCTGCTCGCCACCTCTGCCGTCGATCCGTTTCTCACCGAGGAGCTCCTCAAAGGCGAACAGGTTCACGGCGGCATCGATCTCGCCAAGGTAGTCGAGCCGCTCCCCGAGGGCGACGCCAGGTGGTGGGTCGAGCCGATCCGGAGCCTGGTGGAGGACGCCATGTTCGAGTTCCGGGAGGACCGCACCCGCGCCGACGCCTGGCTCGCGCCTCGGCTCCATGCCACGCTGCGCCTGACGCGGCGGGAAGCGGCGGACAAGCGTCTGTGGAACCACCTCGCCCTGGCTGTGGCCCCGGACTATGTGGTCTGGCGGCACCAGCCGGAGCCGACGGCCAACAGGCCGGAAAGGCGCATCGCCGCCGAGCGCTTCCGTGGCCCCGCGGACCGGCAGTGTTTCTCGCGCCTGTGGTGGGCGGCCGAACTCTTCCGGAACGGGTCGGACTACGAGCCGGTAGAGGTCGCCTGCGGAAATCAGGACCTCATCCACACCGTTCTCCGGACCGAGCTGATCGATCACCGTCCCACCGCTCAGGCCCTGGTCCGTCTCCTGAGGAGCGGCCAGGTCTCCGGCGGGCGAGAGGTCAACGGCCTCAGCGTCGCGATCAATACCGTGGGAGCGACCTTGCTCTACGACATCCTCGCGCCGGACCAGCCCCGCGACCCCGCCCGACTGCGGGACTGGATCGCGGAAGCGGAATCGGCGCCACCGGTCGAGCGGTACGAACTCCCGAACGGGCCCGACGAGGACCCTGTCCCGGAGGAGTCCGTAGCGGCGCTCACCGGCTACTTCGCGGAGCTGTTCGAGACTGCGCCGGTCAGGGGCAGGAAGAGCGGGGATTGA
- a CDS encoding helix-turn-helix transcriptional regulator, translating into METGEEFGPWLSRQLALAGKTQAELADELNLTRAAVSAWITGRSTPRPTTMTDIAKALGTDVGTVHTRTTDTQAGLPVTWYHRPGYPDGGRDLGNAAAFAFDADVQVLARETCQNSLDERLTENGRPVKVRYTLHELTGDALDAFREAILWNDLFPHYSAVSETAGNQKVGRVVDAGVRDMYEKGRLVLLRVDDYNASGLTGDDYGDGKFAAVVRRQLESLKSGPGAGGSYGLGKATLWATSSLGLVLINSTLSVPHEGRTERRVIGRLELPWREVDGESYAGPAWFGRPDPHSPGALVARSWWADEETVENLYLARESDEPGTSFLIVGAHDVAGLAANSSDPDDGFIGDEESDEDTRDINTMHARLVEALGRDFWAAMTGGGGKLPLLEVSVRALRNGKEVVAEQQVDPSVEQPARTRALRAHYEGTTVDRLTEAGQVAVRSVPLKLPLSGGAHGTFGTHQAVLLLTEAEGDRDGAKNRMHSLRGNRMTVKRSVVPRLPSSTNPFQAVLLVGAAAGETAPFAKEAEDFLRAAEPPEHDRWGQTEELTLRWSPSAYRRINALTAEANNAARELVARPKRSSGEGGEALRKALTVRTRPKAKTPAGPVVPLLDGLDAMVGDAGEWRITGEVSIPRGDEIVPMMPVAQLDVRSGGRPRLDWAELVGVEGCEEVDGMLYFTPGARRAKFRGTTDATSHPVRTTLTRLVVELRAGKGE; encoded by the coding sequence GTGGAGACAGGTGAGGAATTCGGGCCCTGGCTGTCCCGACAGCTCGCGCTTGCGGGGAAGACGCAGGCCGAACTGGCCGACGAACTCAACCTGACTCGGGCCGCGGTGTCCGCGTGGATCACCGGCAGGTCGACTCCTCGTCCGACCACCATGACGGACATCGCCAAGGCGCTCGGCACGGACGTGGGTACGGTGCACACCCGCACCACCGATACCCAGGCCGGCCTTCCGGTCACCTGGTACCACCGCCCCGGCTATCCCGATGGCGGCCGTGACCTGGGCAACGCCGCCGCCTTCGCCTTCGACGCCGACGTGCAAGTCCTCGCGCGAGAGACGTGCCAGAACAGCCTGGACGAGAGGCTGACGGAGAACGGCCGCCCCGTCAAGGTCCGTTACACCCTGCACGAGCTCACCGGCGACGCCCTGGACGCCTTCCGCGAGGCGATCCTCTGGAACGATCTCTTTCCGCACTACTCCGCCGTCTCGGAGACCGCCGGCAACCAGAAGGTCGGCCGGGTCGTGGACGCCGGGGTGCGCGACATGTACGAGAAGGGCCGTTTGGTCCTGCTGCGAGTCGACGACTACAACGCTTCCGGTCTGACCGGCGACGATTACGGGGACGGCAAGTTCGCCGCCGTGGTCAGACGCCAACTGGAGAGCCTCAAGTCCGGTCCTGGCGCCGGAGGGTCGTACGGCTTGGGCAAGGCGACGCTGTGGGCCACCAGCTCCCTCGGGCTCGTCCTCATCAACTCCACTCTGTCCGTGCCTCACGAGGGACGTACCGAGCGACGGGTCATCGGCCGCCTCGAACTGCCGTGGCGTGAGGTCGACGGCGAGTCGTACGCCGGCCCCGCCTGGTTCGGGCGCCCTGATCCTCACTCGCCCGGGGCCTTGGTCGCCCGTTCCTGGTGGGCGGACGAGGAGACCGTGGAGAACCTGTATCTGGCCCGGGAGAGCGACGAACCCGGCACGTCCTTCCTCATCGTCGGTGCGCACGATGTGGCCGGTCTCGCGGCGAACTCCTCCGATCCCGATGACGGATTCATCGGCGACGAGGAGAGCGACGAGGACACGCGTGACATCAACACGATGCACGCCCGACTGGTCGAAGCGCTGGGGCGTGACTTCTGGGCCGCGATGACCGGCGGGGGCGGCAAACTCCCCCTCCTGGAGGTCTCTGTCCGAGCCCTGCGAAACGGCAAGGAGGTCGTGGCGGAGCAACAGGTGGACCCGTCTGTCGAGCAGCCTGCGCGGACCCGTGCCCTGAGGGCGCACTACGAGGGCACCACGGTGGATCGTCTCACCGAGGCCGGGCAGGTGGCGGTACGGAGCGTCCCGTTGAAGCTGCCGTTGTCCGGGGGCGCCCACGGGACGTTCGGTACGCACCAAGCGGTCTTGCTTCTCACGGAGGCCGAGGGGGACAGGGACGGGGCGAAGAACCGGATGCACTCGCTGCGCGGCAATCGCATGACCGTCAAGAGGAGCGTGGTCCCGAGGCTGCCGAGCAGCACCAATCCTTTCCAGGCCGTTCTGCTGGTCGGGGCGGCAGCCGGAGAGACGGCCCCCTTCGCGAAGGAGGCCGAGGACTTCCTGCGTGCGGCGGAACCTCCCGAGCACGATCGTTGGGGGCAGACGGAAGAGCTGACACTGCGGTGGTCACCGTCCGCGTACCGGCGGATCAACGCACTGACCGCCGAGGCCAACAATGCGGCGAGAGAGCTTGTCGCACGGCCGAAGCGCAGCAGTGGCGAAGGCGGTGAGGCCCTGCGCAAGGCGTTGACGGTGCGGACGAGGCCCAAGGCCAAGACACCCGCCGGCCCCGTGGTTCCACTCTTGGACGGGCTCGACGCGATGGTCGGCGACGCCGGGGAGTGGCGGATCACCGGCGAAGTGAGCATCCCGCGTGGCGACGAGATCGTCCCGATGATGCCGGTGGCTCAGCTGGACGTGCGCTCGGGGGGCCGCCCCAGACTGGACTGGGCGGAGCTGGTGGGCGTCGAAGGGTGCGAAGAGGTGGACGGAATGCTGTACTTCACGCCTGGCGCGCGGCGCGCGAAGTTCCGAGGAACCACCGACGCCACCAGCCACCCGGTCAGGACCACCCTCACCCGTCTCGTTGTCGAACTCCGTGCCGGCAAGGGGGAGTGA